Within bacterium, the genomic segment CCGCCCGCGGGCGTCGTAGATCGCCAGCTCGATACGAGCCGGCTCGGCAAGGGCGAAGCGCAGGGTCGTCTTCGGGTTGAAGGGGTTGGGGAAGCTCGTGAGCTGGGCGGCGAGGGCCGGCGTCGGGCCGGCCAGGCGGCCGCGGGCCGGGCCGAGGTAGCGCGTGATACCGCCGCTCTCATCCAGCATGGCC encodes:
- a CDS encoding T9SS type A sorting domain-containing protein: AMLDESGGITRYLGPARGRLAGPTPALAAQLTSFPNPFNPKTTLRFALAEPARIELAIYDARGRLLVRLATGELPAGEHSLDWDGRDAAGRALPSGQYFARLLQSGQPAEERKLVLIR